A genomic region of Metopolophium dirhodum isolate CAU chromosome 1, ASM1992520v1, whole genome shotgun sequence contains the following coding sequences:
- the LOC132933573 gene encoding calaxin-like: protein MPYSPINKRLTATLDIRLQHRFSDIGTELSRTTHFNKIEVLRLLQMHYMLTKDNTKPMDKLNFIKFMDVFLGVRNVEAVDKIYLLCAGTNKKYLTGPEFVKVLSMLLKGTLPDLIHFCFEVYTEMMRSPKYIKKEDVLLMSRRNSMKMCKLVNMEEYDQSFVDFVMTEVDKDRDNRISLEDYRKAVQENVAWLQFLGQILPSCSQKEIFLRLFTDRPYVNNLESTAAAMTRRNRESIARMTLLKSTISQPDTTTASSTSFSSNSTCLVVNRDMNQFNKKNQLISDGNYLTLF, encoded by the coding sequence atgccGTATAGTCCGATAAATAAGCGTTTAACAGCGACTTTGGACATACGTTTACAACACAGATTTTCGGACATCGGAACGGAGCTTTCGCGTACAacacatttcaataaaatagaAGTGCTCCGATTGCTACAAATGCATTACATGCTAACAAAAGACAACACGAAACCCATGGATAAGCTAAATTTTATAAAGTTCATGGACGTTTTTTTAGGTGTGAGAAACGTAGAAGCCgtagataaaatatatctacTTTGTGCCGGAACGAACAAGAAATACTTAACTGGGCCCGAGTTCGTCAAGGTATTGTCGATGTTGTTAAAAGGAACCCTACCCGACTTGATTCACTTTTGCTTCGAAGTCTACACGGAGATGATGAGGTCACcgaaatacattaaaaaagaGGACGTGTTACTGATGTCCAGAAGAAACAGCatgaaaatgtgtaaattagTCAATATGGAGGAGTACGATCAGAGTTTCGTAGATTTCGTCATGACCGAGGTGGACAAGGATCGTGATAATAGAATATCACTGGAAGACTATCGTAAAGCTGTGCAGGAAAATGTCGCTTGGTTGCAGTTCTTGGGGCAAATCCTTCCGTCGTGCTCCCAAAAAGAGATATTTTTGCGATTATTCACGGATCGACCATACGTCAATAATTTAGAATCTACAGCTGCAGCGATGACTCGACGAAACAGGGAGAGCATTGCCAGAATGACCTTGCTGAAATCGACAATTAGCCAACCCGATACCACGACAGCTAGTAGTACGTCATTTTCCAGCAATTCTACTTGTTTGGTGGTCAATCGCGACATGaaccaatttaataaaaaaaatcaattaatatcagatggaaattatttaacattattttaa
- the LOC132933899 gene encoding interferon-inducible double-stranded RNA-dependent protein kinase activator A-like yields MVSRANCSQIDCAEVSDLDEYSVWGYNSLFPELRNSGLPRVKEFLNNRLLNPTPVGSNCTVYKSASPLYNMKPVHSNHSKKIIHESLQQTHMMDKRGGDQLVCKHLPAVQRLDDIMAARGKLVQYAMISTAGLMPSRIYTYNAKCEGMVTYGCGPSMEEAIEVAAAKFLKKFEFSPVQADDHLLNSINSLNIDSKPNAKHNNHIGILQEYCQARGLDLPKYEYRQDNDIKNKRHMYSVICSIGQCKFTGVGISKQIAKNHAARLTYNQIYLNNATINQNTTSNTRKKKSIDFGQGLSKNEAKNDDVNIALDQIYHGRNKTKMSANYIGKLQEKCAARGWELPKYEYHQENDNEIHKLFYSVICSAGPYKSTGVGNSKQLAKNEAAQIVCDQINLDQQNNTSLLQSNYARDKTDKFKPNVMKLKNVEQCDCVYPMKLWYEQISSSKNECMQKLKRCTSWEEINMTPFQFLTKLAKEEDFSVTYERLFDVNGRPVFGAIHIYVARNYVRTFIDEGITDAEVQNSVAEKTLNFIKHIKL; encoded by the coding sequence ATGGTTAGCCGTGCTAACTGCAGCCAAATCGATTGCGCTGAAGTAAGTGACTTGGACGAGTATTCCGTCTGGGGTTACAATTCGTTGTTTCCGGAACTCCGAAACTCCGGTCTACCGCGCGTCAAAGAGTTTCTTAATAACCGGTTGCTGAATCCCACGCCCGTCGGAAGCAACTGTACCGTTTACAAAAGCGCGTCACCGCTATACAACATGAAACCCGTTCACAGCAAccattcgaaaaaaataatccatGAATCACTGCAACAAACGCACATGATGGACAAACGTGGTGGAGATCAATTGGTCTGCAAACACCTACCGGCAGTCCAACGGCTTGACGACATTATGGCCGCACGTGGTAAATTAGTACAATACGCTATGATCTCCACGGCGGGCCTAATGCCGAGCAGGATTTACACTTATAATGCCAAATGTGAGGGTATGGTAACTTACGGATGCGGTCCGTCGATGGAAGAAGCAATAGAAGTTGCGGCggccaaatttttgaaaaagtttgaattttcTCCTGTACAAGCTGATGACCATTTACTAAATtcaattaattcattaaatatagaTAGTAAACCTAATGCGAAACATAACAACCACATTGGTATACTGCAAGAGTATTGTCAAGCTCGTGGTTTGGATTTACCAAAATATGAATACCGCCAAGATAATGACATTAAAAACAAGAGGCATATGTACTCCGTAATATGTTCCATTGGGCAATGCAAATTCACGGGCGTAGGGATATCCAAGCAAATCGCAAAAAATCATGCTGCTCGTTTGACGTATAAccaaatttatttgaataatgctACAATCAATCAGAATACAACATCGAATACCAGAAAGAAGAAATCGATAGATTTCGGTCAAGGTTTGTCGAAAAATGAAGCCAAAAACGACGATGTGAACATTGCTTTGGACCAGATCTACCACGGAAGAAACAAAACCAAAATGTCTGCCAATTACATTGGTAAACTCCAAGAGAAGTGCGCAGCTCGTGGTTGGGAACTGCCAAAATATGAATACCACCAAGAAAATGATAATGAAatccataaattattttattccgtGATATGTTCCGCAGGACCCTACAAATCCACGGGTGTTGGTAATTCCAAGCAACTTGCAAAAAATGAAGCAGCTCAAATTGTGTGTGACCAAATTAATTTGGATCAACAGAACAATACCTCGTTACTTCAAAGCAATTACGCACGTGATAAAACTGATAAATTTAAGCCGAATGTTATGAAACTAAAAAACGTCGAACAATGTGATTGCGTTTACCCCATGAAACTATGGTATGAACAAATATCATCATCTAAAAACGAATGTATGCAAAAACTAAAGAGATGCACTTCCTGGGAAGAAATTAATATGACTCcatttcaatttttgacaaaacttGCAAAGGAAGAAGACTTTAGTGTCACCTATGAACGACTTTTTGATGTTAACGGAAGACCAGTTTTTGGAGCAATTCATATATACGTAGCAAGGAATTATGTCAGAACGTTTATAGATGAGGGAATCACAGACGCAGAGGTTCAAAATTCGGTTGCCgagaaaacattaaattttatcaaacatattaaatta
- the LOC132935527 gene encoding uncharacterized protein LOC132935527: MPSTYVFALSLVCVALAVNGAADSVPPPPPQGQQQSPPQQQQQRQEDGAGSTGLGAVLWSVLDDCFGDGDAAEPATVCLKSKALTALDRALGKPVVTVAGGVTLTARAGKSLQAVDPQADQADRTALDAAPDADSKNALLDDMLANRMDRLMSTRTIVLDGSGQEGRKKKDKAMQQALMMAGMMAAGIMGPMALKIIALMAGKALLLSKIALLLSGLMMLKKLFQPQQMSGHNIELPSSGHHYDRNSIDANHAAYSGQIQ, encoded by the exons ATGCCGTCGACGTACGTGTTCGCTCTGTCGTTGGTTTGCGTCGCCTTGGCCGTCAACGGTGCCGCCGATTCCgtgccgccgccaccgccacagGGACAACAACAATCACCaccacaacaacaacagcagcggCAAGAGGACGGCGCGGGCTCGACGGGACTCGGCGCGGTCCTGTGGTCGGTGTTGGACGACTGTTTCGGCGACGGCGACGCGGCCGAACCGGCCACCGTGTGCCTCAAGTCCAAAGCGCTGACGGCCCTTGACCGGGCCCTCGGCAAGCCCGTGGTGACCGTCGCGGGCGGCGTGACGCTGACCGCCAGGGCTGGCAAGTCGCTGCAGGCCGTCGATCCACAGGCCGACCAGGCCGACCGCACCGCCTTGGACGCCGCACCGGACGCCGACAGCAAGAACGCTCTGCTGGACGACATGCTCGCCAATCGCATGGACAGGCTCATGTCCACCAGGACCATCGTGCTGGATGGGTCCGGCCAAGAAG GTCGCAAGAAGAAGGACAAGGCCATGCAACAGGCTCTGATGATGGCCGGCATGATGGCTGCCGGCATCATGGGCCCGATGGCGTTGAAAATTATCGCCCTGATGGCCGGCAAGGCGCTGTTGCTGAGCAAAATCGCCCTGCTCCTGTCCGGTTTGATGATGCTCAAGAAACTGTTCCAGCCGCAGCAGATGAGCGGACACAATATCGAGTTGCCCTCGTCCGGCCACCATTACGACCGCAACAGCATCGACGCTAACCACGCGGCGTATTCCGGTCAAATTCAATAA
- the LOC132935143 gene encoding uncharacterized protein LOC132935143, which yields MWSPIAISFVCVSLAVFGSTASAPQQQQQRKEDGFGAVLWSVLDDCFGDFTSAVPATVCLKSKALTALDRALGKSAVTLTEGVTLTARAGKSLAVDPQADRADRAALDAAPDADSKNAMLDDMLASRMDRLMSTRTIVLDGVDQEGRKKKDKGIQQAIMMAGMTAAAVMGPMALKIIALISVKALLISKIALVLSGIIVLKKLIQPQQGGGGGHETESHQSHHYGRSIQLEDAAQNMAYSGQKQ from the exons atGTGGTCTCCCATCGCGATTTCGTTCGTTTGCGTCTCTCTGGCCGTTTTCGGTTCCACCGCTTCCGCTccacaacaacagcagcaacgGAAAGAGGACGGATTCGGCGCGGTCCTGTGGTCGGTGCTGGACGATTGTTTTGGCGACTTCACTTCTGCCGTACCAGCAACCGTGTGCCTCAAGTCCAAAGCGCTGACTGCCCTTGACAGGGCCCTCGGCAAGTCCGCCGTGACCCTTACGGAAGGCGTCACCCTGACCGCCCGAGCCGGCAAGTCGCTGGCCGTCGACCCACAAGCCGACCGGGCCGACCGCGCCGCCCTGGACGCCGCCCCGGATGCCGACAGCAAGAACGCCATGCTGGACGACATGCTAGCCAGCCGCATGGACAGGCTCATGTCCACCAGGACCATCGTGCTGGACGGTGTCGACCAAGAAG GTCGCAAGAAGAAGGACAAGGGTATACAACAAGCCATCATGATGGCCGGTATGACGGCTGCCGCTGTAATGGGACCGATGGCATTAAAAATCATCGCTTTAATCTCAGTCAAGGCACTGTTGATAAGCAAAATCGCATTGGTGCTGTCCGGTATTATAGTGCTCAAGAAACTCATTCAGCCCCAACAGGGAGGTGGTGGTGGTCACGAAACCGAATCGCATCAGTCTCATCATTACGGTCGGAGCATTCAACTCGAAGACGCTGCTCAAAACATGGCGTACTCGGGCCAAAAGCAATAA